A single genomic interval of Longimicrobium sp. harbors:
- the coaBC gene encoding bifunctional phosphopantothenoylcysteine decarboxylase/phosphopantothenate--cysteine ligase CoaBC encodes MAAPRAPRRPFRGRRVVLGVTGGIAAYKAIAVARELTLAGAAVDVVLTGGALEFVRPLSFEALTGRPVHTSLYPQGDPNLHIRLARDAHAVVVAPATANFLARAAAGMADDLLAAVLLATEAPVVLCPAMNDRMYAHPATQGNLRRLAEFGYRLAGPAVGPLAWGEGEGPGRMIEPDEIVAHAGRALEGSGSLAGRRVVVTAGGTREPIDPVRYIGNRSSGRMGYELAAAAWRRGADVFLVSGPSPLPVPAGVELRRIETAEEMRTAVEAALPDADALVMAAAVADFRPADPAAQKLKKEASGVPELRLEATADVLRATRYARRAGSVVVGFALETADAVENGRRKLLGKALDLLVVNDATEPGAGFEVDTNRVVLLSPDAPDEALPLMPKSEVADHILDRVEGLLARAAVPA; translated from the coding sequence CACCGGGGGGATCGCGGCGTACAAGGCCATCGCCGTGGCGCGCGAGCTTACGCTGGCGGGCGCCGCGGTGGACGTGGTCCTCACCGGGGGCGCGCTGGAGTTCGTGCGCCCCCTTTCTTTTGAGGCGCTCACGGGCCGTCCCGTCCACACCTCGCTCTACCCGCAGGGCGACCCCAACCTCCACATCCGCCTGGCCCGCGACGCGCACGCCGTCGTGGTCGCCCCGGCCACGGCCAACTTCCTGGCGCGCGCCGCGGCAGGCATGGCCGACGACCTCCTCGCCGCCGTCCTTCTCGCGACGGAGGCGCCGGTCGTCCTCTGCCCGGCGATGAACGACCGGATGTACGCCCACCCCGCCACGCAGGGGAACCTGCGCCGCCTGGCGGAGTTCGGCTACCGGCTGGCCGGCCCCGCCGTCGGCCCGCTGGCGTGGGGCGAGGGCGAGGGTCCGGGCCGCATGATCGAGCCGGACGAGATCGTCGCGCACGCGGGCCGCGCGCTGGAGGGCTCGGGCTCGCTCGCGGGTCGGCGCGTGGTGGTGACCGCCGGCGGCACGCGCGAGCCGATCGACCCCGTGCGCTACATCGGCAACCGCTCGTCGGGGCGGATGGGCTACGAGCTCGCCGCCGCCGCCTGGCGCCGCGGCGCCGACGTCTTCCTCGTCTCCGGCCCCTCGCCGCTCCCGGTCCCGGCCGGCGTGGAGCTGCGCCGCATCGAGACGGCGGAGGAGATGCGCACCGCAGTCGAGGCCGCGCTCCCCGACGCCGACGCGCTGGTGATGGCGGCGGCCGTCGCGGACTTCCGCCCCGCCGATCCCGCCGCGCAGAAGCTGAAAAAGGAAGCGTCCGGAGTCCCCGAGTTGCGTCTGGAAGCGACCGCCGACGTGCTGCGCGCCACCCGTTACGCGCGACGCGCCGGGAGCGTCGTCGTCGGCTTCGCGCTGGAGACGGCGGACGCGGTGGAAAACGGGCGCCGCAAGCTGCTGGGGAAGGCGCTCGACCTGCTGGTGGTGAACGATGCTACCGAGCCCGGCGCCGGCTTCGAGGTCGACACCAACCGCGTCGTCCTGCTCAGCCCCGACGCGCCGGACGAAGCGCTCCCGCTGATGCCCAAGTCCGAGGTCGCCGACCACATCCTCGACCGGGTGGAGGGCCTCCTCGCGCGCGCCGCGGTGCCCGCGTGA
- a CDS encoding uracil-DNA glycosylase, whose amino-acid sequence MSADAKDLLRSYLRQRRDLGDTELVLDGHTTGDVRAALSHAERSPAPAARTAPPPPGPNPGEAPERPLHRRAGAPVPGSTPMPQSPDSPARGIGADAIRILPTLDAVRDVSLGCPRCRLAETRRHVVFGEGAHDADILVVGEAPGEEEDRTGRPFVGRAGKLLDLLLATVGFERERVYICNVLKCRPPGNRNPQPDEVEACSPYLLRQVELVKPRVIVAFGAFASQTLLGTDITIGKLRGRDHRYRPAPEHEGIPLVPTYHPAALLRNPGWVRAVWDDLQRVRSVLDA is encoded by the coding sequence GTGAGCGCCGACGCAAAGGATCTCCTCCGGAGCTACCTCCGCCAGCGCCGCGACCTCGGCGACACGGAGCTGGTGCTGGACGGCCACACCACGGGCGACGTACGCGCCGCGCTGTCGCATGCGGAGCGCTCCCCGGCGCCCGCCGCCCGCACCGCGCCGCCGCCTCCCGGGCCCAATCCGGGCGAAGCGCCCGAGCGCCCGCTGCACCGCCGCGCCGGCGCCCCCGTGCCGGGAAGCACGCCGATGCCGCAGTCGCCCGACTCGCCGGCGCGCGGGATCGGCGCGGACGCCATCCGCATCCTCCCCACGCTGGACGCGGTGCGCGACGTGTCGCTCGGCTGCCCGCGCTGCCGCCTCGCCGAGACGCGCCGCCACGTCGTCTTCGGCGAGGGGGCGCACGACGCCGACATCCTGGTGGTGGGCGAGGCGCCCGGCGAGGAGGAGGACCGTACCGGGCGGCCCTTCGTGGGCAGGGCGGGGAAGCTGCTGGACCTCCTGCTGGCCACCGTCGGCTTCGAGCGCGAGCGGGTCTACATCTGCAACGTGCTCAAGTGCCGTCCGCCGGGGAACCGCAACCCGCAGCCGGACGAGGTGGAGGCGTGCAGCCCGTACCTTCTGCGCCAGGTGGAGCTGGTGAAGCCGCGCGTCATCGTCGCCTTCGGAGCGTTCGCATCGCAGACGCTGCTGGGCACCGACATCACCATCGGCAAGCTGCGCGGGCGCGACCACCGCTACCGGCCCGCCCCGGAGCACGAGGGGATTCCCCTGGTGCCCACCTACCATCCCGCCGCGCTCCTCCGCAACCCGGGGTGGGTGCGCGCGGTGTGGGACGACCTCCAGCGCGTCCGCTCCGTTCTGGACGCCTGA
- the dnaB gene encoding replicative DNA helicase: MSIPSPVARFTAPPPEIFSERTPPYSPEAELAVLGGMMMDADALSKAIEVVDDTMFHREGNRRIFRAMVRIFERGDVIDFVTLPEELRTTGDLDSAGGLTFLSTLVDAVPTAANIEYHAKIVREKALLRRLIEAATGIIQDTYAGQSDVEDLLDDAEQRIFQIAQTHDRKGFVWIKEILWPTFEKIEQLQNNSSSVTGVATGFNDLDEITAGFQPGDLIIVAARPSMGKCLAHDAEILLENGSVTTIEEIYRARSARLLTLDERWKFAITEPSAFVDDGEKPVFRVTTRLGRTVETTLTHPFLTIDGWKPLSEVGIGDHVAVPRRLEVFGGEEMRECEVKLLAYLIGDGNLTGTNPRFTNADTRLRDEFSAAVAEFSGVIATEDGRATRTTTLRVRRDPAYASAESWATEVPRRTPTIDGSWGIGKTSYVASLLASNGVQALVLDGRNALTAWLDGLGLMGKNAAGKFVPAPVFTLVRPQVALFLNRLFATDGWATVLASGQAQLGYETVSERLARQLQHLLLRFRVIAQLRRREVKYRDGRRTAWQLDITDAESIRTFAREIGIFGKEEALGRAVAAVGAKRYQTNRDLIPRGVWARIEAAKGEESWASLARRAGIEGWTNVHAGKRSLSRRRLRAFADALDDTELRALADSDVYWDEVVSVEPLGMRQVYDLTIPATHNFVANDVCVHNTAFTLNIAQHAAISAKAPVAFFSLEMSKESLVQRVLCAEARVDASRLRRGRLMDDEYARLATAAGYLNTAPIYIDDTAGISVLEMRAKARRLKSDRPDLAMIIVDYLQLMVGKGKTENRQQEVSEISRGLKALAKELDVPVVALSQLSRAVESRPDKRPMMSDLRECVPGETLVVLSDGRRVPIRELVGTTPRVVAVSEQGELVHAQADLVWSVGRKPVLRVRLASGRTLRCTAQHRVLGGAGWVHAGELAPGDRVALARRLPEPLEPETWSEARLALLGHLVGDGSYLSGQPLRYTTASEENSRMVTEAAEAEFGVVVNRHAGRGNWHQLVISGNGNRWHPAGVNLWLRELGIFGQRSHQKRLPAGVFRLRDEQIAILLRHLWATDGAIYARPAEMRGSSSVYFSTCSPGLAGDVAALLLRLGIMARIREVPHATARPVFAVAVSGAADQRRFLDVVGGFGPRAEPAARLAEQLADVEPNTNVDTLPHEVFGRVKAAMAEQGISQRAMAAARGTSYGGTAHFDFAPSRAVVAEYAELLDDDALRTQAANDLFWDRVVEVAPDGEEEVFDLTVPGPANWLADGIVSHNSGAIEQDADVIMFLYRPEYYFGPTDKEGNSLEGLAELIIGKQRNGATGKINLMFRKEFTRFESFSPRDGGSSFSPGE; encoded by the coding sequence ATGTCGATCCCTTCGCCCGTCGCGCGCTTCACCGCGCCGCCGCCCGAGATCTTCTCTGAGCGGACCCCTCCGTACTCCCCCGAGGCCGAGCTGGCCGTGCTCGGGGGGATGATGATGGACGCCGACGCCCTCTCGAAAGCCATCGAGGTCGTCGACGACACCATGTTCCACCGCGAGGGGAACCGCCGCATCTTCCGCGCGATGGTCCGCATCTTCGAGCGCGGCGACGTCATCGACTTCGTCACCCTCCCCGAAGAGCTGCGCACCACCGGCGACCTGGACTCCGCCGGCGGCCTCACCTTCCTGTCGACGCTGGTGGACGCGGTCCCGACCGCGGCCAACATCGAGTACCACGCCAAGATCGTCCGCGAGAAGGCGCTCCTGCGGCGGCTGATCGAGGCGGCCACGGGGATCATCCAGGACACCTACGCCGGCCAGTCGGACGTCGAGGACCTGCTGGACGACGCCGAGCAGCGGATCTTCCAGATCGCGCAGACGCACGACCGCAAGGGCTTCGTCTGGATCAAGGAGATCCTCTGGCCGACCTTTGAAAAGATCGAGCAGCTCCAGAACAACTCCTCCTCAGTCACAGGCGTCGCCACCGGCTTCAACGACCTCGACGAGATCACCGCCGGCTTCCAGCCCGGCGACCTGATCATCGTGGCGGCGCGTCCCTCGATGGGTAAGTGCCTGGCCCACGACGCGGAGATCCTCCTGGAAAACGGGAGCGTCACCACCATCGAGGAGATCTACCGCGCACGCTCCGCGCGGCTGCTGACGCTGGACGAGCGCTGGAAGTTCGCCATCACGGAGCCGAGCGCGTTCGTGGACGACGGCGAAAAGCCCGTCTTCCGCGTCACCACGCGCCTGGGCCGCACCGTCGAGACGACGCTCACGCACCCCTTCCTGACCATCGATGGATGGAAGCCGCTCTCCGAAGTCGGCATCGGTGACCACGTCGCCGTGCCGCGCCGGCTGGAGGTGTTCGGCGGCGAAGAGATGCGCGAGTGCGAGGTCAAGCTCCTCGCCTACCTGATCGGCGACGGCAACCTGACCGGCACCAACCCGCGCTTCACCAACGCCGACACCCGCCTCCGCGACGAGTTCTCCGCCGCCGTCGCCGAGTTCAGTGGCGTCATCGCGACGGAAGATGGGCGGGCGACGCGGACCACGACCCTGCGCGTGCGCCGCGATCCCGCCTACGCCTCCGCCGAAAGTTGGGCTACTGAGGTTCCGAGGAGGACGCCCACCATCGATGGCTCGTGGGGAATCGGTAAGACTTCTTACGTGGCGTCGCTCCTCGCGTCCAATGGGGTGCAAGCGTTGGTGCTTGACGGGCGTAACGCGCTCACGGCGTGGCTGGATGGGCTCGGCCTGATGGGGAAGAACGCGGCCGGGAAGTTCGTCCCCGCGCCAGTGTTCACGCTCGTGCGCCCGCAAGTCGCGCTCTTCCTCAACCGCCTCTTTGCGACGGACGGCTGGGCGACGGTGCTCGCCTCGGGGCAGGCGCAGCTCGGCTACGAGACGGTCAGCGAGCGCCTTGCGCGCCAGCTTCAGCACCTGCTCCTGCGCTTCCGCGTGATCGCGCAGTTGCGGCGCCGCGAGGTGAAGTACCGCGACGGCCGCCGCACGGCGTGGCAGCTCGACATCACGGACGCGGAGTCGATCCGCACCTTTGCGCGCGAGATCGGCATCTTCGGCAAGGAAGAGGCGCTCGGCCGCGCCGTGGCCGCAGTGGGAGCGAAGCGCTACCAGACGAACCGGGACCTGATCCCGCGGGGCGTATGGGCGCGCATCGAAGCGGCCAAGGGTGAGGAGTCGTGGGCCTCGCTCGCGCGCCGCGCCGGGATCGAGGGATGGACCAACGTGCACGCAGGCAAACGCTCGCTCTCGCGCCGTCGCCTGCGCGCCTTCGCGGACGCGCTCGACGACACCGAGTTGCGCGCACTTGCGGACAGCGACGTGTACTGGGACGAGGTTGTCTCCGTTGAGCCGCTCGGGATGCGCCAGGTCTACGACCTCACCATCCCGGCCACGCACAACTTCGTCGCCAACGACGTTTGCGTGCACAACACGGCGTTCACGCTCAACATCGCCCAGCACGCGGCCATCTCCGCGAAGGCGCCTGTCGCCTTCTTCTCGCTCGAAATGAGCAAGGAGTCGCTCGTGCAGCGCGTGCTGTGCGCCGAAGCGCGCGTGGATGCCAGCCGGCTGCGCCGCGGACGGCTGATGGACGACGAGTACGCCCGCCTCGCCACCGCCGCCGGCTACCTGAACACCGCGCCAATCTACATCGACGACACGGCCGGCATCTCGGTGCTGGAGATGCGCGCCAAAGCCCGCCGCCTCAAGTCCGACCGCCCGGACCTGGCGATGATCATCGTCGACTACCTACAGCTCATGGTGGGCAAGGGGAAGACGGAGAACCGCCAGCAAGAAGTCTCCGAGATCTCCCGCGGCCTCAAGGCGCTCGCCAAGGAGCTGGACGTGCCCGTGGTGGCGCTTTCGCAGCTCAGCCGCGCCGTGGAGTCGCGTCCGGACAAGCGCCCGATGATGTCCGACCTCCGCGAGTGCGTGCCGGGCGAGACGCTGGTGGTGCTGAGCGACGGGCGCCGCGTTCCCATCCGCGAGCTGGTCGGCACCACGCCGCGGGTGGTCGCGGTCTCGGAACAGGGCGAGCTGGTGCATGCGCAGGCGGACCTCGTCTGGTCCGTGGGGCGCAAGCCGGTGCTGCGGGTGCGGCTGGCCAGCGGGCGCACCCTGCGCTGCACGGCGCAGCACCGCGTGCTCGGCGGCGCCGGGTGGGTGCACGCGGGCGAGCTCGCGCCGGGCGATCGCGTCGCGCTGGCGCGGCGGCTTCCCGAGCCGCTGGAGCCGGAGACGTGGAGCGAGGCGCGGCTGGCGCTGCTTGGACATCTGGTGGGCGACGGCAGCTACCTGTCCGGGCAGCCGCTCCGCTACACCACGGCGTCCGAAGAGAACAGCCGGATGGTCACGGAAGCCGCGGAGGCGGAGTTCGGAGTCGTGGTCAACCGCCACGCGGGACGCGGCAACTGGCACCAGCTCGTCATCAGCGGGAACGGCAACCGCTGGCATCCGGCGGGGGTCAACCTGTGGCTTCGCGAGCTGGGGATCTTTGGCCAGCGCTCGCACCAGAAGCGGCTCCCGGCTGGCGTATTCCGGCTGCGAGACGAGCAGATCGCGATTCTCCTGCGACACCTGTGGGCGACGGACGGCGCCATCTACGCGCGTCCGGCGGAGATGCGCGGATCGTCGTCCGTGTACTTCTCCACGTGCAGCCCCGGCCTCGCGGGCGACGTGGCGGCGCTCCTTCTGCGCCTGGGGATCATGGCGCGCATTCGCGAGGTGCCGCACGCCACCGCGCGCCCGGTCTTCGCCGTGGCGGTTTCCGGCGCGGCCGATCAGCGCCGCTTCCTCGATGTGGTCGGCGGCTTTGGACCTCGCGCGGAGCCGGCGGCGCGGCTGGCCGAGCAGCTCGCGGACGTGGAGCCGAACACCAACGTCGACACGCTGCCCCATGAGGTGTTCGGGCGCGTGAAGGCGGCGATGGCGGAGCAGGGGATCTCGCAGCGCGCCATGGCCGCCGCGCGGGGCACCAGCTACGGCGGCACGGCGCACTTCGACTTCGCACCCTCGCGCGCGGTGGTCGCCGAGTACGCCGAGCTGCTGGACGACGATGCGCTGCGCACCCAGGCCGCGAACGACCTCTTCTGGGACCGCGTGGTCGAAGTCGCGCCGGATGGCGAGGAAGAGGTGTTCGACCTCACGGTCCCGGGACCCGCCAACTGGCTGGCGGACGGGATCGTCAGCCACAACTCGGGAGCAATCGAGCAGGACGCGGACGTCATCATGTTCCTGTACCGCCCCGAGTACTACTTCGGGCCGACGGACAAGGAAGGGAACTCGCTGGAAGGGCTCGCCGAGCTGATCATCGGCAAGCAGCGTAACGGCGCGACGGGGAAGATCAACCTGATGTTCCGCAAGGAGTTCACGCGCTTCGAGAGCTTCAGCCCGCGCGACGGCGGGAGCAGCTTCTCCCCGGGCGAGTGA